A portion of the Musa acuminata AAA Group cultivar baxijiao chromosome BXJ1-1, Cavendish_Baxijiao_AAA, whole genome shotgun sequence genome contains these proteins:
- the LOC135586196 gene encoding pentatricopeptide repeat-containing protein At4g26680, mitochondrial-like has product MRYLACRRFSSSSAAASALPIPHRSLADPRGSDHDFVAVAHSHLLRADWPALVSLAPSLTPFRTAHLLLRLRCDPILSLEFYRWTLLHGTPASHSLDTHAIVLHILTKSRRFKAAESIFRQSLIPRTQNSTSELFDAVLRTYRLCDSTPAVFDAMFKAYAHERKLRKATETFRLMRDYGFLPKIKSCNAFLSSLLYLGRADVALAFYREMHRCRISPNVYTLNMAIRALCNSGKLEKALDLFDKMEGMGFTPTVASFNTLIDAQCKNGVTGHAVKLKNTMAGKGLEPNVITYNTLIHGFCKESKLHEANRVFQEMKATEVRPNTVTYNTLINGYSQMNNSEMGSRLYEEMVKDGIEVDIVTYNALILGLCNEGKTKKAAHVVKVLDQKNFVPNASTFAALITGQCKRQNSERALDIYKAMKRSGCTPNNDTFRLLIYTFCKNKDYEGAVELLKEMLGRYMAPDETLLTEVFEGIYSSGKTHLVTELHLDVVGTRLIPEVYFKNEHTTKLLDISDTEAQKMCMG; this is encoded by the coding sequence ATGAGATATCTCGCTTGTCgccgcttctcctcctcctccgccgccgcctccgctctCCCCATCCCTCACCGCTCCCTCGCCGACCCCCGCGGCTCCGACCATGACTTCGTCGCCGTTGCTCACAGCCACCTTCTACGCGCCGATTGGCCCGCCCTCGTCTCCCTCGCCCCCTCCCTCACGCCCTTCCGCACCGcgcacctcctcctccgccttcgcTGCGACCCTATCCTCTCCCTCGAGTTCTACCGCTGGACCCTCCTCCACGGCACCCCCGCCTCCCACTCCCTCGACACCCACGCCATCGTCCTCCACATCCTCACCAAATCCCGCCGTTTCAAGGCCGCCGAGTCCATCTTCCGCCAGTCGTTGATCCCCCGAACCCAGAACTCCACCTCGGAGCTCTTCGACGCGGTGCTTCGCACGTATCGCCTCTGCGACTCGACGCCCGCCGTGTTCGACGCCATGTTCAAGGCCTATGCCCACGAGCGCAAGCTCAGGAAGGCCACCGAGACCTTCCGGCTGATGCGGGACTACGGGTTCCTCCCCAAGATCAAATCTTGTAACGCCTTCTTGAGCTCGCTGCTCTATCTGGGGCGGGCTGACGTCGCGCTGGCCTTCTACCGGGAGATGCATCGGTGTCGGATCTCGCCGAACGTCTACACCCTAAACATGGCCATACGCGCGCTCTGTAACTCGGGGAAGCTGGAGAAGGCTCTCGACCTGTTCGATAAAATGGAAGGGATGGGATTCACTCCTACCGTTGCTTCCTTCAATACCTTGATCGATGCTCAATGCAAAAATGGAGTCACGGGGCATGCTGTGAAGCTCAAGAACACAATGGCCGGTAAAGGTTTGGAGCCGAACGTGATCACCTACAATACTCTCATCCATGGGTTCTGTAAGGAAAGCAAGTTGCATGAGGCTAACAGGGTTTTCCAGGAGATGAAAGCCACCGAGGTGAGGCCGAACACGGTGACCTACAACACTTTGATAAATGGTTATAGTCAGATGAACAACAGCGAGATGGGCTCGAGGCTCTATGAGGAGATGGTAAAAGATGGTATTGAGGTCGACATTGTAACGTACAATGCTCTTATATTGGGGCTTTGCAATGAAGGGAAGACAAAGAAGGCCGCCCATGTAGTGAAGGTGCTCGATCAAAAGAATTTTGTCCCAAATGCGTCGACTTTTGCTGCTCTCATTACTGGACAATGCAAGAGGCAAAACTCTGAGCGGGCACTTGATATTTACAAGGCCATGAAGAGAAGCGGGTGTACTCCAAACAATGATACATTTAGGCTGTTGATATATACCTTCTGCAAGAACAAGGACTATGAAGGCGCGGTTGAGTTGTTGAAGGAAATGTTGGGGAGATATATGGCACCTGATGAGACTCTGCTTACTGAGGTTTTCGAGGGGATTTATAGCTCTGGAAAGACCCACCTGGTTACTGAATTGCACTTAGATGTTGTTGGGACAAGACTTATTCCTGAAGTTTATTTCAAAAATGAACACACAACTAAGTTGCTGGATATATCAGATACTGAAGCACAGAAGATGTGTATGGGATAA